Within the Dechloromonas denitrificans genome, the region CGAGGTCGGTCTTGGCCATGACGATCGTCCCGCCGGCCGCCGGAATGCGTTCGAGAACGGCATTGAGGTCGGCGCCGCCATCGAGGTAGATCAGCGTGCCGTTGTCGCGCGGTTCGAGCTGCGGCATGGCGACCAGTGCACCGCTCGGGTAGGGCTCGGCGTAGGGAAAGATGGCCATGTTGCCGCCACCGCAGTGTTCTCGGCGCAGTTCGACGGCGAGGATGGTCTGGTAAAAGGTGACGGCCCGATTAAGGTCGATGGCGGGAATTTCAAACCAGCGTAGCGGATTGTCCATGATGTTTTCCTTGATGAAGTTCAGCGGCGGGGTGCCGTTGATGCCGTGCATTCTGGCCGGGGGCTCCTGACAGCATGGTGTCAGGAGGCATTGCCGGCCCTGCGAAACGGCGTGCTATGCTGAAATTCCTGTTTTCCCCGTCATGACATGCGCCCGGCCGACCGACTGTTCCAGATCATCCTGCTGCTCCGCCACGGCCGCGTCGTTACGGCCACCACGCTGGCCGAGGCGCTCGAAGTTTCCGAGCGGACCATCTACCGCGACATCGCCGATCTGGTGAAATCCGGGGCGCCGATCGACGGCGAGGCCGGCGTCGGCTATCGCCTGCGCCGTGGCTACCAGGTGCCGCCGCTGATGTTTACCGGCGACGAGCTGGAAGCCCTGGTGGTCGGCGCCAAGTTGGTGCAGGCCTGGGGCGATTCGGCGCTGGGCAAGGCGGCGGAGCAGGCGATGGCGCGCATCGAGGCCGTTCTGCCGCGGGCGCTGGAGGAGAAGGTCGGCGCGGCGAGCCGGCGCTTCCTGGCACTCGATTGCCTGCAGCCGGCGCCGCTGCGCGAACCGATGGCGCAGTTGCGGGCCGGCATGGAAAGCGGCCGCAAGGTGCTGGTCAGCTACCGGCGGGCCGACGGCGAGCTGTCACAACGCACGCTGCTGCCGCTCGGTCTGGTTTTCTGGGGGCATTGCTGGACGCTCGGGGCCTGGTGCGAGCTGCGCCAGGCCTTCCGGACTTTCCGGGTCGATCGGATCAAGAGCGTCGAACTGCTCAGCGAAACTTTCGACGACCGGTACGGCCATCTCTGGCGCGACTACCTGAGCACGGCGCGCGGCGAGGGCGAAGCTTAGTCGGTATTGCCGGCCAGCGGCAGTTCCGTCGCCGGCGTCGCGGTGGCTGGTTCGGCGCTTGTGCTGACCGGGAAGCGCGGTGCCTGGTCGGCGGTGGGTGTTGCCACCGACCAGCGTTCCTTGCGCCATTTCTCGCGTTCGCCGTTGCCGCAGAAGGTCCAGGCGACGAAGCGGCTCTGCTTCTGGCCCTGGGCCATGGCGATGGTGCGCGAGTCGACGACCCGGGCCTTTTTCAGCGCGGCTTCGATATGCACCAGGTTGTCGGCTTGCGAGACCAGGCTGGTGAACCACATCACCCGCTTCGGAATATTGGCGCTCTGTTCGATCATGTTCTTGACGAAGGCGCGCTCGCCGCCGTTGCACCACAGTTCGGTGCCGCCGCCGCCGAAATTGAGGCGGGGCTGCTGCACCGCACCCTTCTTGGCGCCGGGCTTGTTCAGATTGTTCCACTTGCGCTGGCTGACCGCATGCACGTCATCCGGCGAATTGTGGAATGGCGGGTTGCAGATGCTCAATTCGAAGTTTTCGCCGGAACGCAGCAGGCCGGTGAAGATGTTGTCCCACACCGGTTGGTGGCGCAGTTCGATCATGCCGGCCAACTGCTCGTTTTTGCCAAGGATCATCTGGGCATTGGCCAGCGCCGCTTCGTCGATATCGACGCCGAGGAAGTGCCAGCCGTATTCGGCGGCACCGATCAGCGGATAGACGCAGTTGGCGCCGACGCCGATGTCGAGCACGCGGACGCCGGCGCCGGTCGGGATGACTTTCTTGTTGCAGGTGGCGAGCAGGTCGGCGGCGTGGTGGATGTAGTCGGCGCGGCCGGGAATCGGCGGGCACAGGTAGCCGGCCGGAATTTCCCAGCCCTTGATGCCGTAGTGCAGGGCGAGCAGGGCGCGGTTGAAGGCCTTGACGGCGCTCGGGTTGGCGAAATCGATGCTCGGCGTGCCCGCCTTGGTGGTGATCACGAACTTGACGAGTCCCGGCGCGACCGCTGTCAGCGCGGCGAAATCGTAGCCGGCCGCATTCTTGTTGCGGGGGTGCAGTCCGGGTTTCTGGGCGGGGGCCGTCATTGCGTTTTTCCGATTTTTGGGGAGGGGGCGGAGTATCCCACGGAATGATTGTCGCAAGAACGACAAAGCCCGTTTTGCGGCAAGTTATTGTTTGAAAGCGGTTTTCGCCGCGTAATCCGCTCGGCATGGAATTCGCTGAAGGTCAGGCAACGATGCTCAAGGGAGTGACCAGCATGAAGTTGCAAATCGAGCGGCCGCACATCGCCGCGATGATCGAGGCCTTTCCGCGGCTGGCTTTCGTGCAGGAGCAGTTGCGCTTCGGCAACAAGGTCGAATTGGCGTTCAACCTGCTGAGCGACGAGGAACTCGATTTTCTCCGCGGCCTGTATGCCGATGGCGGCCCGGAATTGCGCGCCCGTGCCGCGCAGATCGCCACGCTGCAGAAAGCCCTGCACGATGTCGGCACCCGGTTTGCAGCCGAAGACCTGGAAATGCTGGTCCCGGCCATCGCCCGTTATTTGGCGGAAGACTCGAGCCGCGGCTGGGTGTTTTCCGCCCACATCACCGGCAAGCCGCTGGCCTACGTCGTGACCCGGCTCGACTTCACGCCGCCGTCGGACGAGGAAACCGGCAAGGTCTTCATCGAATTGAAGGCCAACGCCAAGGCGCGGCTGGCCACGGCGACGCTGCGCATTGCCGGGCCGGATGTGGCCGGCCGGACGGTGGCCGAAATCTTCGCCGCCAAGGGCTTCGTCAAGGAAACGCCGGCCCTGCTCAAAAGCTACGATGAAACGGCGGCGCGCTATTTCGACTGGCGGGCGC harbors:
- a CDS encoding VOC family protein, with protein sequence MHGINGTPPLNFIKENIMDNPLRWFEIPAIDLNRAVTFYQTILAVELRREHCGGGNMAIFPYAEPYPSGALVAMPQLEPRDNGTLIYLDGGADLNAVLERIPAAGGTIVMAKTDLGNGIGHIGLFIDSEGNRVGVYSLH
- a CDS encoding helix-turn-helix transcriptional regulator, which translates into the protein MRPADRLFQIILLLRHGRVVTATTLAEALEVSERTIYRDIADLVKSGAPIDGEAGVGYRLRRGYQVPPLMFTGDELEALVVGAKLVQAWGDSALGKAAEQAMARIEAVLPRALEEKVGAASRRFLALDCLQPAPLREPMAQLRAGMESGRKVLVSYRRADGELSQRTLLPLGLVFWGHCWTLGAWCELRQAFRTFRVDRIKSVELLSETFDDRYGHLWRDYLSTARGEGEA
- the rlmF gene encoding 23S rRNA (adenine(1618)-N(6))-methyltransferase RlmF codes for the protein MTAPAQKPGLHPRNKNAAGYDFAALTAVAPGLVKFVITTKAGTPSIDFANPSAVKAFNRALLALHYGIKGWEIPAGYLCPPIPGRADYIHHAADLLATCNKKVIPTGAGVRVLDIGVGANCVYPLIGAAEYGWHFLGVDIDEAALANAQMILGKNEQLAGMIELRHQPVWDNIFTGLLRSGENFELSICNPPFHNSPDDVHAVSQRKWNNLNKPGAKKGAVQQPRLNFGGGGTELWCNGGERAFVKNMIEQSANIPKRVMWFTSLVSQADNLVHIEAALKKARVVDSRTIAMAQGQKQSRFVAWTFCGNGEREKWRKERWSVATPTADQAPRFPVSTSAEPATATPATELPLAGNTD